A region of the Meiothermus sp. Pnk-1 genome:
TCGGCTGAGCACAAAGCCCCGGTAGACCCGGCCTGGGGTCAGTCTGGACCGAGGCGCCCGGATGTTCTCACAGGTGGGGATAGGGAAGGTGTCTAGGGCGTAGCCCTGGGCCTGGCGGAGCTCCTTCCAGACCCTGGCCAGGAGAGGCAAGAGGGCGAGGAGATAGGGGGCCAAGGGGTGGAGCCTCCGAAGAGGAGGCGGGAGAAGAGGTGGAAATCGCGGGCGAAGGCCAGGGCCTCGCTGTGGTTGCCTTTGAAATGGAGGGCGGCGAGGATGGCCAGGGTGAGGATGACGCTGGAGGGGACTTTGGTCTGGGGGTCGTCCTTGTGGCCCATGAGGGGCAGGAAGTCGTCTATAATGCAGAAGGCCGCTATAGTGCTCATGAGCATAGCGGCCATCATTTTTTTCTGAACTGAGGATAGGTGGCAACTTGGGTTAGGATATCCCGCTCGAGGGGGGAGAACTGCCCGACCCTTTCGGTGCGGCTTGTCGTCATCGTGAGTGGGCCTGTACTCCGCTATCGCTACGCTCAGGAGGACAACGAACTGGTAGCCGTGCTCGAGCAGCTCCGGGAAACAAAGAAAGGGCCGAAATATCCGGCCCTTTCTATATCGAGCGAATCTACTCAGCCATCGGCTGACCGTTGAAGGTCACCTGGAAATCGCCGCAGCCGCTAAAGGCGATCCGCAAGGTGGACTGCTGGCCGGCCGGGTTGGTGTAGGTGTACACCTTCGCGCCCGAGTCGAAGTTGAGGATGCGCTCCGGAACCTGGCAGGCTGCGCGGTTCCAGTGCAGGTTGGGGTCGGTGTACCACTGCAAGGTGCGGGAGTTGTTGTCATGGTTCCAGACTGCGCTCCCTGGGCTGGCCTTGTCCACCACGATGGTCCCCGCCGAGAAAGGCTGGCCGGCATCCAGGGCGGATGGATCGGGGGTGTAGGTCTTGCTGACGTCAAAGACCAAGCTGCTGGTAGTGGTGTTGGAGAAGTTTTTCCGTTCGATGGTGTAGGTGTATTTTTTGAGAATCTGGTAGGTGCTGGTCTGGCGGCCCAGGGTGTAAGTGCCCTCCAGGGTCCGGGTTACCGAGTGGTTGGCGTCGCTGCTCACGCGGGCCTTGAAGCCCTGGAACTCCACGCTGTAGCCGCTCTCCGCCTGGGCATCGTTGGTGTCTTTGAGGGTGAGGGAGCCCTCGGTGTCGTAGGTCGCGCCCTGCGGGCCGGTGGCGCTACAGCTGAAGGTGATCGTGGCATTCACCGGCACCCCGTCGTCATCGGCGTCGGTCAGGTCGCCATCCTTGCGGATGGTGCAAGCGCCGCTGGCGGCATTCGGGATATAGTGCCCCAAAGCCTTGAGGATCAGGGTCACCCGGCGGGGCAGGCCCCAGCTTTGGGCGTTGGCTTCCAAGCTATCCACCCCCACGCTTTGCCGGCTAAGGCTGGCGGCGCTGGCATCGCCCAGCATGGCGCCAGTTAGGCTAAGGTCGCCCAAGGCCGTTTCCGAGAGCGTTTGTGCATCCTGGGAGGTCTCGGGGCGCTCTGCAGTCTGGCTACCGCAGGCGGCCAGGAGAGCCACCAGCCCAAAGGTGAGGAGCTTTATACGGAGATCGGGGTTCATGTGCACCTCCGGGGCCTAGCTTGATGCCGATACCTGAAGGGAACGAGTCCCTCATGCTGAACTCATCCTGAAGCTCCCTCGGATAAGCTGGGGGTACGTATGGCTCGAGTGCTTTTGGTGGACGACGACCCGGCGATCCGCGAGGTACTAGGGGCTTACCTGCGCCAGGAAGGCTACGAGGTGGTAGAGGCCGTAGACGGGCTAGAGGCGCTGGGAAAGATCCCCCAGGCCAACCTGGTGGTGCTCGACCTGATGCTGCCCCGGCTCTCGGGCTGGGAGCTGGCCCGCGAACTCCGGCGCGACTACCCCGAGCTGCCCGTTTTGATGCTCACCGCCAAAGGCGAGGAGGAAGAGCGCATCCGAGGGCTCGACTTAGGGGCCGACGACTATGTGGTCAAGCCCTTCAGCCCGCGCGAGGTGGTGGCGCGGGTGCGGGCGTTGCTGCGGCGCAGCGGGCTGAAGGACGAGTTGGTGTTTGGCGACCTGGTCCTGAGACCCGCCGAGCGCGTAGCCCTGCTGAACGGGGCTCCCCTACCGCTGTCGCGGCTGGAGTTCGACCTGCTCCTGACCCTGGCCCAGCACCCCGGCCTGGTGTGGAGCCGCGAGCGCCTGTTGGAGCGGGTTTGGGGGAGCGACTTTCCCGGGGTGGACCGGGTAGTGGATGTGCACATCGCCGGGCTGCGCAAAAAGCTGGGGGAGGACGGCGAAAAGCCCCGCTACATCGAGACCGTGCGCGGGGTGGGCTACCGCTTCCGGGAGGAATGATGTTCACGCGGCTGTTCCTGACCCACCTGCTGGCGGCCTTGGTGGCGGTGGTGGCGCTGCTGGGCTTCGCCGAGTGGCTGGCCCCGCGCTTCTACCAAAAGCACATCGAGCAGATGGCGGCGGCCATGGGACCGCAAGGCCCCGACCTGCACGCCGACCTCGAGCGCGGCCTGCGCTCGACCCTCACCGCCGCCTGGCTGGCCTCGCTGCCGCTGGCCGGGCTGCTGGCGGCGGGCACGGCCTGGGTGGTCTCGAGGCGGGTCAGCCACAGCGTGCGCCTACTGGCCCGCGGCAGCCGGGAGATCGCCCAGGGGCATTACCGCAACCGCCTGAAGGTTCAGGGGCATGACGAGCTGGCCTCGCTGGCCCAGGACTTCAACCGCATGGCCGAGGCGCTGGAGCGGGTCGAGCAGAGCCGCATCGAGCTCATCGGCTCCGTCGCCCACGAGCTGCGCACGCCCCTGGCCGGTTTGCAGGGCTATGCCGAAGCCTTGGCCGACGGGGTGCTGCCACCCGAGCAAGCCGCCGACCGCATCCGCCACGAGGTGCGGGCCATGCGCCGCTTGGTCGAGGATTTGTCGCTGGTCTCGAGGGTCGAAGCCGGCGCGGTAGAGATTCGCCCCCAGGCGCTCGATCC
Encoded here:
- a CDS encoding response regulator transcription factor, whose translation is MARVLLVDDDPAIREVLGAYLRQEGYEVVEAVDGLEALGKIPQANLVVLDLMLPRLSGWELARELRRDYPELPVLMLTAKGEEEERIRGLDLGADDYVVKPFSPREVVARVRALLRRSGLKDELVFGDLVLRPAERVALLNGAPLPLSRLEFDLLLTLAQHPGLVWSRERLLERVWGSDFPGVDRVVDVHIAGLRKKLGEDGEKPRYIETVRGVGYRFREE
- a CDS encoding cell wall metabolism sensor histidine kinase WalK — translated: MFTRLFLTHLLAALVAVVALLGFAEWLAPRFYQKHIEQMAAAMGPQGPDLHADLERGLRSTLTAAWLASLPLAGLLAAGTAWVVSRRVSHSVRLLARGSREIAQGHYRNRLKVQGHDELASLAQDFNRMAEALERVEQSRIELIGSVAHELRTPLAGLQGYAEALADGVLPPEQAADRIRHEVRAMRRLVEDLSLVSRVEAGAVEIRPQALDPAEALRQAAERFALAFREQGVALELELPAQLPAVRADPERLQQVLSNLLSNALRHTPPGGEVGLKAEPARGGVRFSVRDTGPGIPPEHQARVFERFYRVDPARSRQEGGSGVGLTVARGLVEAMGGNMGLESEVGHGSTFWFTLPPARS